One Dictyostelium discoideum AX4 chromosome 3 chromosome, whole genome shotgun sequence genomic region harbors:
- a CDS encoding RapGAP/RanGAP domain-containing protein, whose protein sequence is MSNNNGGSNNTNNVNSGSHNSGKYDISSPKTTVLKKIKDMFASSNISNQQQPQQQQPQQQQQQQQQQQQQQQQQQQQQQQQQQQQQQQQQQQSQLQPQHQIDQYSNNLQTSHSISPTPQEENDYIYNSINNNNNTNNNNSGGTLSLLNISGGNTYSINEIEQINEKLRVELNNNKYLTIGSRVVFLREFCDYIKFFRVEDIEQVWNCASDLADDNKPIEAQIVSMQLMLALIETNYGILGNLRKEFYRIITDNNNSNNFFLKSNTNNNITMSLPSNNNNNNSQKYNSSILSNSQTSLPPLINHTLQQPHSPLSSSPANIIPQHTLSNSLSSLPSINDFNIDNDNNINTQQLVHNNQNNQNNQNNNNNNNTSSSIQQSSNIAQNNSNININSNSNNNNNNNNNNNNNNNNNNNNNNNNNNNQIITSLPITSQSNIISVNSSSNNNNNNNNNNNNNNNNNNNNNNNNNNNNNNNNNNNGNNSNNNNNINNNNINNNNNSNINNNINNINNNNNNNNNNNNNNNNNNNNNINNNNSNNTLSPSQLNNNNNSGSQSLQPLQFKLYQEQLQQHLQQQQLYQQQLQSNLILLGFKIKAFGSLIKQGKDMIPFENEVVHVVIGWISILSNYQQRLINTLNGGGGGGIGSNFNLINSSNNIINIGFDDLLHMIENIIKNGSSILEEGDIASLIDSMCILCNSSTSISIIECCLSFFNTVTKMVIIPPSCVSMVIGSLCRSVNIESACNASWETMQNLLEKYGNQGINSLCCILNDPQNRSTINLLRGAVFFIGMSIWGSQRISALNISPAYVLSALYNSLAGRQEIIAYEVILALRRLVKKYGAELYVEWDILFIIFEKMLTLLQNNSDQENASNSLFKVLRDTMSHIEELEEKDCFQGSKCTLFELSAPFFKYKTEDSILTIIDKQKSKIHPSHALWIKKLILLIDLFYRRDPRTRIRKKILFLIRQIYFQYRLIYGEEIIEKVVIPTFQEIYRDRDVHIRTYGIEVLIELLTKSSGKLSNSNFHSVLSILEKSIMISSHKEMVVYLEISKLSIRGIIQIFRNQFLYSPPQLSLDLWNLILSQHSNETLIIRREILYCISNLSSNKWYQLIFQNNSSLYLHFSQTNHFLSELSLMIKSPISPRSPRNQDIDSNNNNNNNLDNMDNNNNLENNNVNIDNEELHESGESGEDFLNNSDENDSEKESIEEEKPNKKLFNGTDGCFSMSTIWNALLERLNRETNYELYMMVLDIISNQLKNKYILIGLDNEIQNLVNYLSRSLNDKTLGTSINDFQVSKETTSYIYINYHYTSKKEQLNIIGFEILTNLIPYLQTSSSWNTEKFQTLIHNIINTFTFCFNQKWSNDNRHKIYTICLNGLMICTVEFPIKITLKYTQTITKSLYTILTSSSTNKETYFAILQYLNILISVGNNNNNNTNTNTNNNSNSNNNIPGLSQQLPFETLTFVFKLIVQFIDKSRYSSLIIIVALQSLIRWFTSCTQSTRTLLVRNIIKTLDGQLKEKNSQLLIDIAIELLNRYIHSDLDPCHYPIKHSSQMFNGSQTKTWIQNNSSTLITIRTGKLGWSEVTLRKATGCVSWLMKFQNNFNPLLSSNNFNLYNELTILGDQIQQQQQQLQQQQQQQQQYNQQNVHLHQQNNNINNNIQSQVHHYPTFNNNNNNNNNNNNNNNNNNSSNNSNNNSLNYLKINQRYNTPHTPSSSPISVSGELYSNPNSAPISFAKLQKQRSQQQFQQFQQQQQQQPQYYKFQKPLHNQVIDEINTSNKVIENLSNLLKKLETSIHQKSKIESQNQQQQQNQHQQKQVDDKEFNTFSASSSPSSSSSSSSSYSTISPPLSHRQPSSSSSSLNLSFLPKDSISSNLKNTPRLISNDIQLLSTNLLTSPIIQPINNINNNNNNNNNNSPVTKSPNIPSLSLSSLSSSNYKKEVIKKVSPTHQIDIEQLELEEQQQYEDGSNSYNEKYLLNNIKVPQFTPKKQSHEITLYNNDLDRNNHTYHENSSVNSNENLFLNSNLDSPYKLSYDSTTDEGSSTPTSYNIHSLSRYYPPLPSYDDDEELLSFFSSSSPTQHGSHHHHNNNNNNSNNDQYIKLNLSAQLLLHASAPNSPTLQLDTLKHSFLFDDYHQQQTNSTFPIEIPSNSVNSINTQNNNNNNNNNNENKNNNNNNNNNNNNNTSNNKKNIDSNNNNNNNNINNNNNNNNNNNNNNNNNNNNNNNNNNNNNNNNNKLVLLTGSNTNSLASSTSSLTKPESEIFSLSVESGNSDIYLKSKSKKSKSKHQQNNKMKIEQLIEENLSSALEKNKNLESNNNLGIVQQQQQQQQQQQQQQQQQQQQQQQQQQQQQQQQQQQQQPYLLGTTESLVKSTSFNIEGTSTPNSISSTLLSPIPILAQTPSHSPMEKSSKSLNLKSPKKFTISDEKENDRVRIPSPQTSFAPVKNDDGDQDSQKDSKPLKNNNNFYKPPSPLLTQSLPLIPQLQPHQIKPITKLQQQQTTKSKGVTIPMVRSNSQQSFLSNTGNNNIKNNNNNNNNFNTINTSTIVSPSSSSISQFAFSPTSTTMRSNSLNYSKTKDYPYSTSKPVSFSPINEQQQQQNNNKSTAMSPTSSIVQQYGSPYSGFSPPHSPTPPPQEQGELDMTVLDPSIVFYHLHQFSGDITTEIKMGNSFERTLNVLDHTFCSETYKFGILYASAGQTTEEQILSNCKGSPRYNQFLNSLGETIKLADRIDVYPGGLDRNGKTDGEHSIYWKDRISQAIFHVATMMPYIETDKLFTHKKRHIGNDYVNIIFCESSNLFNNISKDQFDYNSSGSIINHSNNNQNQSSNDDEKLSKIISGQFNFVLIVVYPLENGWFRVEIKKKKDIPLFGPIHNHQIVSAKSLPNLIIQTAINANLVSMQYDGKTDFISNLEERLKQIKSIKDRFAKDEENGWLDLISLKKIK, encoded by the exons atgagtAACAACAATGGTGgttcaaataatacaaataatgtCAATAGTGGCTCGCACAATAGTGGGAAATATGACATATCATCACCAAAAACTAcagtattaaaaaagattaaagatATGTTTGCTTCTTCAAATATTAgcaatcaacaacaaccacaacaacaacaaccacaacaacaacaacaacaacaacaacaacaacaacaacaacaacaacaacaacaacaacaacaacaacaacaacaacaacaacaacaacaacaacagcaacaacaatcacaactacaaccacaacatCAAATTGACCAATATTCAAACAATCTACAAACATCACACTCAATATCACCAACACCACAAGAAGAAAatgattatatatataatagtataaataataataataatacaaataataataatagtggaggtacattatcattattaaatataagtGGAGGTAATACATAttcaataaatgaaattgaacaaattaatgaaaaattaagagtagaattaaataataataaatatttaacaatTGGAAGTAGAGTTGTTTTTTTAAGAGAATTTTGTGATTATATAAAGTTTTTTAGGGTTGAAGATATTGAACAAGTTTGGAATTGTGCAAGTGATTTAGCTGAcgataataaaccaattgagGCGCAAATAGTTTCAATGCAATTAATGTTAGCTTTAATCGAAACAAACTATGGAATACTTGGTAATTTaagaaaagaattttataGAATAATtacagataataataatagtaataatttttttttaaagtcaaatacaaataataatattactatgAGTCTTCcctcaaataataataataataatagtcaaaaatataattcatcaattttaaGTAATAGTCAAACatcattaccaccattaaTAAATCATACATTACAACAACCTCATTCACCATTATCTTCTTCACCTGCAAATATAATACCACAGCAtacattatcaaattcattatcCTCATTACCGtcaataaatgattttaatattgacaatgataataatataaatactcAACAACTTGTacataataatcaaaataatcaaaataatcaaaataataataataataataatacatcttcatcaatacaacaatcatcaaatatagcgcaaaataattcaaatattaatataaattcaaatagtaataataataataataataataataataataataataataataataataataataataataataataataataataataatcaaattataacATCTTTACCAATAACGTCAcaatcaaatattattagtgtaaatagtagtagtaataataataataataataataataataataataataataataataataataataataataataataataataataataataataataataataataataataatggtaataatagtaataataataataatataaataataataatataaataataataataatagtaatataaataataatataaataatataaataataataataataataataataataataataataataataataataataataataataatataaataataataattcaaataatacttTATCACCATCtcaattaaataacaataataatagtggtagtcAATCATTACAACCCttacaatttaaattatatcaagaacaattacaacaacatttacaacaacaacaattatatcaacaacaattacaatcaaatttaattttattaggATTTAAGATTAAAGCATTTGgatcattaattaaacagGGTAAAGATATGATACCATTTGAGAATGAAGTGGTTCATGTAGTGATTGGTTGGATATCtatattatcaaattatcAACAAAGATTGATAAATACATtgaatggtggtggtggtggtggtataggttcaaattttaatcttatcaatagtagtaataatatcattaatattggatttgatgatttattacatatgattgaaaatattataaagaaTGGCTCAAGTATTTTGGAGGAGGGTGATATTGCATCACTTATCGATTCAATGTGTATCCTATGTAATTCATCAACTTCAATATCAATCATTGAGTGCTGTTTATCCTTTTTCAATACTGTCACTAAAATGGTTATTATACCTCCATCTTGTGTTTCAATGGTAATAGGTTCATTATGTCGTTCAGTCAACATAGAGAGTGCCTGTAATGCAAGTTGGGAAACAATGCAAAATCTTTTGGAAAAGTATGGTAATCAAGGTATAAACTCTCTATGTTGTATACTAAATGATCCACAAAATAGATCAACTATTAATCTTTTACGTGGTGCAGTGTTTTTCATTGGTATGTCAATTTGGGGTTCACAAAGAATTAGTGCTTTAAATATTAGTCCAGCTTATGTATTATCAGCTTTATACAATTCATTGGCTGGTAGACAAGAGATTATTGCCTATGAAGTAATATTGGCCCTAAGAAGGTTGGTTAAAAAGTATGGTGCCGAATTATATGTGGAATGGGATAtactatttattatatttgaaaAGATGTTAACTCTTTTACAAAACAACTCTGATCAAGAGAATGCCTCAAATTCTTTATTCAAAGTTTTACGTGACACAATGTCTCATATCGAAGAATTGGAGGAAAAAGATTGCTTTCAAGGTAGTAAATGTACTCTATTCGAATTATCAGCACCATTCTTCAAATATAAAACTGAAGATTCTATTCTAACGATCATTGATAAACAAAAATCGAAAATTCACCCATCACATGCATTATggataaagaaattgatattGTTAATAGATTTATTCTATCGTAGAGATCCTAGAACTAGAATTAGAAAGAagatattgtttttaattcgTCAAATCTATTTTCAATATCGTTTAATCTATGGTGAAGAGATCATTGAAAAAGTGGTTATCCCAACTTTTCAAGAGATTTATAGGGATCGTGATGTACATATTCGTACCTATGGTATCGAGGTTTTAATTGAACTCTTAACAAAATCATCAggtaaattatcaaattcaaactTTCATTCAGTTTTATCAATTCTAGAGAAATCAATTATGATCTCTTCACATAAAGAGATGGTGGTATATTTAGAGATTTCCAAATTATCAATTCGTGGTATCATACAAATATTTAGgaatcaatttctttattcaCCACCACAACTTTCATTAGATCTTTGGAATTTAATTCTATCACAACATTCAAATGAAACTTTAATCATTCGTAGAGAGATCTTATATtgtatttcaaatttatcatcaaaCAAATggtatcaattaatttttcaaaataattcaagtctttatttacatttttctCAAACAAATCATTTTCTTTCTGAACTTTCTTTAATGATTAAATCTCCAATCTCACCACGTTCACCAAGAAATCAAGATattgatagtaataataataataataataatttagataatatggataataataataatttagagaataataatgttaatattgataatgaagaattaCATGAAAGTGGTGAAAGTGGTgaggattttttaaataatagtgatgaaaatgatagtGAAAAAGAGAGTattgaagaagaaaaaccaaataaaaaattatttaatggaaCTGATGGCTGTTTTTCAATGTCAACCATTTGGAATGCATTATTGGAAAGATTAAATCGTGAAACAAATTATGAGCTTTATATGATGGTTTTagatataatttcaaatcaattaaaaaataaatacattttaattggtttagataatgaaattcaaaatttagtaaattatttatcaagatcattaaatgataaaactCTTGGTACTTCtataaatgattttcaaGTAAGTAAAGAAACTAcatcatatatatatataaattatcact ATACAAGTAAAAAGGAACAACTTAATATTATTGGGTTTGAAATACTTACAAATTTAATACCATATTTACAAACTTCATCCTCATGGAATACTGAAAAGTTCCAAACTTTGATacataatattatcaatacctttaccttttgttttaatcaaaaatggTCAAATGATAATAGACATAAAATTTATACGATTTGTTTGAACGGATTAATGATTTGTACTGTAGAAtttccaattaaaataacTTTAAAATATACTCAAACTATTACTAAATCCCTATACACA aTTTTAACATCTAGTAGTACAAATAAGGAAACTTACTTTGCAATAttacaatatttaaatattttaatttctgttggtaataataataataataataccaacaccaataccaataataatagtaatagtaataacaatatacCAGGATTATCACAACAATTACCATTTGAAACATTAACTTTTGTATTTAAACTTATTGTTCAAtttattgataaatcaaGATATAGTTCATTGATTATTATAGTAGCTTTACAAAGTTTAATTAGATGGTTTACATCATGTACACAATCAACTAGAACCTTGTTGGTAAGAAATATAATAAAGACATTGGATGGTCAATTAAAAGAGAAGAATAGTcaacttttaattgatatcGCAATAGAACTGTTAAATAGATATATTCATTCAGATTTAGATCCATGCCACTATCCAATTAAACATTCAAGTCAAATGTTTAATGGAAGTCAAACCAAAACTTGGattcaaaataatagttCAACCTTAATTACAATTAGAACTGGTAAATTGGGTTGGTCTGAAGTTACCCTTAGAAAGGCAACTGGTTGTGTATCTTggttaatgaaatttcaaaataattttaatccattattatcttcaaataatttcaatcttTATAATGAATTAACAATTTTAGGTGACCAAAttcagcagcaacaacaacaattacaacaacaacaacaacaacaacaacaatataatCAACAAAATGTTCATTTACACCAacaaaataacaatattaataataatatccaaTCACAAGTACATCATTACCCTACttttaacaacaacaacaacaacaacaacaataataataataataataataataacaacagtagcaataatagtaataataactcactcaattatttaaaaattaatcaaagaTATAATACGCCACATACACCATCCTCATCTCCAATTTCAGTTTCTGGTGAGCTTTATTCTAATCCAAATAGTGCTCCAATTTCATTTGCTAAACTACAAAAACAAagatcacaacaacaatttcaacaatttcaacaacaacagcagcagcagcCCCAATActataaatttcaaaaaccACTACACAACCAAGttattgatgaaattaatacaTCAAACAAAGTAATAGAAAACTTATCAAACCTTTTGAAAAAACTTGAAACTTCAATTCaccaaaaatcaaaaattgaatcacaaaatcaacaacaacaacaaaatcaacatcaacaaaaacaagTGGATGATAAGGAATTTAATACATTTTCTGCATCATCTTCcccatcttcttcttcatcttcgtCATCATCTTATTCGACAATATCACCACCTTTGTCACACAGACAACCTTCATCATCTTCCTCTTCATTGAATCTCTCATTTTTACCAAAGGATTCAATATcaagtaatttaaaaaatacacCCAGATTAATTTCAAACGATATCCAACTTCTCTCAACAAATCTTTTAACCTCACCAATTATCCAACCAATAAACaacatcaataataataataataataataataataatagtccaGTAACAAAATCACCAAATATTCCTTCTTTATCATTAAgttcattatcttcatctAATTACAAAAAAGAAGTTATCAAAAAAGTATCACCAACTCACCAAATCGATATTGAACAATTAGAATtagaagaacaacaacaatatgaaGACGGATCAAATAGTTATAATGAAAAGTacttattaaataatattaaagtaCCACAATTTACACCAAAGAAACAATCACATGAAATTACTTTATACAATAATGATCTTGATAGAAATAATCATACCTATCATGAAAACTCTAGTGTAAAtagtaatgaaaatttatttttgaatagTAATTTGGATAGTCCATATAAATTATCATATGATTCAACAACAGACGAAGGTAGCAGTACTCCAACGAGTTATAATATTCATTCATTGTCAAGATATTATCCTCCATTACCTtcatatgatgatgatgaagaattattatcattctTTAGCTCTTCAAGTCCTACACAACATGGTtctcaccaccaccacaacaacaacaacaataacagtaataatgATCAATATATTAAGTTAAATTTATCAGCCCAATTACTTTTACATGCTTCAGCACCAAATTCACCAACTCTTCAATTGGATACCCTAAaacattcttttttatttgatgactatcatcaacaacaaaccaACTCTACATTCCCAATTGAAATTCCTTCAAACTCTGTAAATAGTATCAATACacaaaataacaataataataataataataataatgagaataaaaataataataataataataataataataataataataatacttcaaataacaaaaaaaatattgatagtaataataataataataataataatattaataataataataataacaataataataataataataataataataataataataataataataataataataataataataataataataataataacaaactTGTACTTTTAACTGGTAGTAATACAAATTCTCTTGCATCATCAACATCCTCTCTCACCAAACCAGAATctgaaatattttcattatctgtTGAGAGTGGTAATAGtgatatatatttaaaaagtaaatctaaaaaatcaaaatcaaaacaccaacaaaataataaaatgaaaatagagCAATTAATTGAAGAGAATTTATCATCAGctttggaaaaaaataaaaatttggaatcaaataataaccTTGGAAttgttcaacaacaacaacagcaacaacaacaacaacaacaacaacaacaacaacaacaacaacaacaacaacaacaacaacaacaacaacaacaacaacaacaacaacaacaacaaccttaTCTTTTAGGAACTACTGAATCATTAGTGAAATCCACATCATTCAATATTGAAGGTACTTCGACCCCAAATTCAATATCTTCAACACTTCTCTCACCAATTCCAATATTGGCTCAAACTCCATCACATTCTCCAATGGAAAAATCTTCAAAATCCTTAAATCTCAAATCTCCTAAAAAGTTTACAATTTCTGACGAAAAGGAAAATGATAGAGTGAGAATCCCATCACCCCAAACCTCTTTTGCTCCAgttaaaaatgatgatggcGATCAAGATTCACAAAAAGATTCAAAGCCACTAAagaataataacaatttttaTAAGCCACCTTCTCCTTTATTAACCCaatcattaccattaatCCCACAACTTCAACCACACCAAATCAAACCAATTACtaaactacaacaacaacaaactacAAAATCAAAGGGAGTCACAATCCCAATGGTAAGATCAAATTCACAACAATCTTTCTTGTCAAATAcaggtaataataatattaaaaacaacaacaacaacaataataattttaataccatAAATACATCGACAATagtatcaccatcatcatcatcgatTTCACAATTTGCCTTTAGtccaacttcaacaacaatgaGAAGTAATAGTTTAAACTATTCAAAAACTAAAGACTATCCATATAGTACTAGTAAACCTGTTTCATTTTCACCAATtaatgaacaacaacaacaacaaaacaataataagTCAACTGCAATGTCTCCAACTTCATCAATTGTTCAACAATATGGTAGTCCTTATAGTGGATTTTCACCACCACATTCTCCAACTCCTCCACCTCAAGAACAAGGTGAATTAGATATGACTGTATTAGATCCatctattgttttttatcatttacaTCAATTCTCTGGTGACATTACAACCGAAATTAAAATGGGTAATTCATTTGAACGTACTTTGAATGTATTGGATCATACTTTTTGCTCAGAGACTTATAAATTTGGTATTTTATATGCTTCGGCTGGACAAACTACAGAGGAgcaaattttatcaaattgtaAAGGCTCACCAAGATAtaaccaatttttaaattcactcGGTGAGACCATTAAATTAGCAGATAGAATCGATGTTTATCCTGGAGGTTTAGATAGAAATGGAAAAACTGATGGTGAACACTCAATCTATTGGAAAGATAGAATTAGTCAAGCCATCTTTCATGTTGCAACTATGATGCCATACATTGAAACCGATAAACTTTTTACTCATAAGAAAAGACATATTGGAAATGATTATGTAAATATTATCTTTTGTGaatcttcaaatttattcaataatatttcaaaagatCAATTCGATTATAATTCAAGTGGTAGTATTATAAATCATAGTaacaacaatcaaaatcaatcttcgaatgatgatgaaaaactatcaaaaattatttcagGTCAATTCAATTTCGTATTGATTGTAGTTTATCCATTAGAAAATGGTTGGTTTAGAGTTGAAattaagaaaaagaaagatatTCCATTATTTGGTCCAATTCATAATCACCAAATTGTATCTGCAAAATCTTTACCAAATCTAATCATTCAAACTGCAATCAATGCAAACTTGGTGTCAATGCAATATGATGGTAAAACTGAtttcatttcaaatttagaagaaagattaaaacaaattaaatcaattaaagatagATTCGcaaaagatgaagaaaatggTTGGTTAGATTTAATctcattaaaaaagataaaataa
- a CDS encoding leucine-rich repeat-containing protein (Similar to LRR), giving the protein MGYKEQQNPDAVDRLDLAYRDIIEINPQIVDRFGPYVKELDLSNNNLEKDLTILEGFKRLTTLVLDNNRITHHIKFPLLTQLHTLWINSNQISNLSVFVDRVCESFPNIRTFSMLKNEACPNFFNGHSLREYKDYRLYIISRLKYVQILDSTPVTPEERVDAIKLYGNFNTVNQSLANSTPKPTLAPAEVEIEDDPKKKREEKLKKTLQEKEQKEKEKQERRERRRLKREGKEERTFKKLQEKQKLQQQQQLDTDSTITNKDDFTSDEEEDNSNNNNNNNNLATPVKPTTTKNSLPIFSSEQSPASTILPPNPQKQSAYESHDIADDEAFTADSSDHSDLPLYKNSTTITPPPPPNTLLSPQPNNIQLKPQNEDDDDDDDDDEEEEESETESSDWSSESLDNDDEEVNQINSKLPTKMTLRDQYYQGDDDDDDDESEEEYTHFPVRPIKK; this is encoded by the exons atggGATACAAAGAACAACAAAACCCAGATGCAGTGGATCGTTTGGATTTAGCATATAGGGATATCATTGAAATTAACCCACAAATTGTTGACAGATTTGGACCATATGTAAAAGAAttagatttatcaaataataatcttgaaaa gGATTTAACAATATTAGAAGGATTTAAAAGATTAACAACATTAgttttagataataatagaataacACATCATATAAAATTCCCATTATTAACACAATTACATACATTATGGATAAATAGTAATCAAATTAGTAATCTTAGTGTATTTGTTGATAGAGTTTGTGAATCATTTCCAAATATTCGTACATTCTCAATGTTAAAGAATGAAGCATGTCCAAACTTTTTCAATGGTCATTCATTGAGAGAGTATAAAGATTATagattatatattatatcaAGATTAAAATATGTACAGATATTAGATTCAACACCAGTAACACCAGAGGAAAGAGTCGATGCAATTAAACTATATGGTAATTTCAATACTGTCAATCAATCACTTGCAAATTCAACACCAAAACCAACATTAGCACCAGCAGAAGTAGAAATTGAGGATGatccaaaaaagaaaagagaagaaaaattaaaaaaaactttacaagaaaaagaacaaaaggaaaaagaaaaacaagaaagAAGGGAAAGAAGGCGTTTAAAAAGAGAGGGAAAAGAAGAAagaacatttaaaaaattacaagaaaaacaaaaattacaacaacaacaacaacttgaTACTGATTCAACTATTACAAACAAAGATGATTTCACTtctgatgaagaagaagataatagtaataataataataataataataatttagctACACCAGTCAAACCAACTACCACtaaaaattcattaccaATATTCTCAAGTGAACAATCACCAGCATCAACTATTTTACCACCAAATCCACAAAAACAATCAGCTTATGAATCTCATGATATCGCAGATGATGAAGCATTCACCGCAGATTCTTCTGATCATTCAGATTTACCATTGtataaaaattcaacaacaattactccaccaccaccaccaaataCATTACTTTCACCCCAACCAAATAACATTCAACTTAAACCTCAAAATGAAGATgacgatgacgatgatgatgatgatgaagaagaggaagagtCTGAAACTGAAAGTTCAGATTGGTCATCAGAGTCCttagataatgatgatgaagaagttAACCAAATCAATTCCAAATTACCAACTAAAATGACTTTAAGAGATCAATACTATcaaggtgatgatgatgacgatgatgatgaatcagAGGAAGAATATACTCATTTTCCAGTTagaccaattaaaaaataa
- the arrE gene encoding ADP-ribosylation factor-related, with amino-acid sequence MVISKLLLYITTLYYNILSLFEGKRDMKILMIGLDAAGKTSLLYRLKFGENIKVIPTIGYNVETVDYKNLHMDVMDICGQSRLRSLWSHYYEPSEDSAIIFVVDSCDRERMVDVKEELTDLCEHEKLKNSQLLIFANKQDKEGALTSREVTDILDLYSIQNRKWFVQPCSATTGNGIFEGFDWISSSIGDVDSEVFK; translated from the exons atggttatttcaaaattattattatatataactacactttattataatattttatctttatttgagGGTAAAAGGgatatgaaaatattaatgatag gtCTTGATGCAGCAGGGAAAACTAGTTTATTATATAGATTAAAATTTggtgaaaatataaaagtaATTCCAACAATAGGGTATAATGTTGAAACAgttgattataaaaatttacatATGGATGTAATGGATATTTGTGGCCAAAGTCGTTTACGTTCATTATGGAGCCACTACTATGAACCAAGTGAAGATAGTGCAATAATATTCGTAGTTGATAGTTGCGATCGAGAAAGAATGGTGGATGTTAAAGAGGAACTAACCGATCTATGTGAacatgaaaaattaaaaaactctcaacttttaatatttgcTAATAAACAAGATAAAGAAGGTGCTCTAACTTCAAGAGAAGTAACAgatattttagatttatatTCTATTCAAAATAGGAAATGGTTTGTTCAACCATGTTCTGCGACAACTGGAAATGGGATATTTGAAGGTTTTGATTGGATTTCTTCATCAATAGGGGATGTTGACTCTGAagttttcaaataa